GCGTGTCGTAACCGCAGTCGTCTACGACGGCTCGGCGCTGGGCGAACTCAGAGCTTGTTCAGGGCGAGTGCCAGCGCCGACTTCTTGTTCGCGGCCTGGTTCTTGTGGATCACACCCTTGCTGGCCGCCTTGTCCAGCTTCCGACTCGCCACCAGGAGCAACTCGCCGGCCTTGGTCTT
Above is a genomic segment from Skermania piniformis containing:
- the rpsT gene encoding 30S ribosomal protein S20 — its product is MANIKSQIKRIRTNEERRKRNQSVKSALRTSIRSFREAADAGDKTKAGELLLVASRKLDKAASKGVIHKNQAANKKSALALALNKL